In a genomic window of Pelotomaculum thermopropionicum SI:
- the GltD gene encoding NADPH-dependent glutamate synthase beta chain and related oxidoreductases: protein MGKPTGFMEYQREVPAHRAPLERINDWDEFQCRLSDERLRMQGARCMDCGTPFCHSGMVINGMISGCPNHNLIPEWNDLVYRGLWKEALNRLLKTNSFPEFTGRVCPALCEGACAAGLYSAPVAAKSIEKAIIERAYEEGWMVPKPPARRTGKKVAVVGSGPAGLACADWLNKAGHLVTVFERADRPGGLLMYGIPNMKLDKKIVRRRIDLMAGEGVTFITSTEVGRDYPAGRLLKEFDAVVLCGGSTRPRDLPIEGRGLKGIHFAVEFLGANTKSLLDSGLKDGKFISAAGKDVIVIGGGDTGTDCVATSIRHKCRSVHQLEIMPRPPLGRAPDNPWPQFPRVLKVDYGQEEAKALFGADPRHYCITAKKFIGDECGRVKGVFTVNVEWVADGQGRLVPREIPGSGKVWPAQLVLLAMGFAGPEEGLLEQLGVERDERTNAKAEYGVFATNVRGVFVAGDMRRGQSLVIWAINEGRGAARECDRYLKGYAWPE from the coding sequence ATGGGCAAGCCGACAGGATTTATGGAGTACCAGAGAGAGGTCCCGGCCCACCGCGCTCCGCTGGAGCGCATAAATGACTGGGATGAGTTCCAGTGCCGCCTTTCAGATGAAAGATTGAGAATGCAGGGGGCGCGGTGCATGGATTGCGGCACGCCCTTCTGCCACAGCGGAATGGTAATTAACGGGATGATTTCGGGCTGTCCCAACCACAACCTGATCCCGGAATGGAACGACCTGGTTTACCGCGGCCTCTGGAAGGAGGCCCTGAACAGGCTTTTGAAAACCAACAGCTTTCCCGAATTTACGGGCAGGGTCTGCCCGGCCCTTTGCGAAGGGGCGTGCGCCGCCGGGCTTTACAGCGCTCCGGTGGCTGCGAAAAGCATAGAAAAGGCCATCATCGAGCGCGCCTATGAGGAGGGCTGGATGGTGCCCAAGCCGCCCGCCAGGCGGACCGGCAAAAAGGTTGCCGTGGTCGGTTCCGGCCCTGCCGGGCTGGCCTGCGCGGACTGGCTGAATAAGGCCGGCCACCTGGTCACCGTTTTTGAACGTGCGGACAGGCCGGGCGGCCTGCTGATGTACGGCATCCCGAACATGAAACTGGACAAGAAGATTGTCCGGCGGCGGATCGACCTGATGGCCGGTGAGGGCGTTACGTTCATTACGAGTACGGAAGTGGGCAGGGATTACCCGGCCGGCCGCCTTTTGAAAGAGTTCGATGCGGTGGTCCTCTGCGGCGGTTCTACCAGGCCGCGCGACCTGCCAATCGAAGGGCGCGGCCTGAAGGGCATCCACTTTGCCGTTGAATTCCTCGGCGCAAACACAAAAAGCCTGCTGGATTCTGGCCTTAAGGACGGAAAGTTCATTTCCGCGGCGGGCAAGGACGTTATCGTGATCGGCGGCGGCGACACCGGCACCGACTGCGTTGCCACCTCCATCCGGCATAAGTGCAGGAGTGTGCATCAGCTCGAGATCATGCCCAGGCCACCTCTGGGACGCGCCCCGGACAATCCCTGGCCGCAGTTTCCCAGGGTGCTTAAAGTCGATTACGGCCAGGAGGAAGCAAAAGCCCTGTTCGGGGCCGATCCCAGGCATTACTGCATTACCGCTAAAAAGTTTATTGGCGACGAATGCGGCCGGGTAAAAGGAGTTTTTACGGTGAACGTGGAATGGGTTGCGGACGGCCAGGGCCGCCTGGTTCCAAGGGAGATTCCGGGCAGCGGAAAGGTGTGGCCGGCCCAGCTGGTGCTGCTGGCCATGGGCTTTGCCGGCCCGGAGGAAGGCCTTCTCGAACAGCTCGGCGTGGAGCGTGACGAGAGAACCAACGCAAAGGCGGAGTACGGCGTGTTTGCCACCAACGTCAGGGGGGTTTTTGTCGCCGGCGACATGCGCCGGGGGCAGAGCCTGGTGATATGGGCAATCAACGAAGGGCGCGGGGCGGCGCGGGAATGCGACCGTTACCTTAAGGGATATGCCTGGCCGGAATAA
- the GltB gene encoding glutamate synthase domain 2, with amino-acid sequence MKTGGLPPRQGLYDPWYEHDACGIGFVANIKGKKSNDIIRKALTVLLNLDHRGARGSELNTGDGAGILMQIPHAFFVRECAGEGINLPSPGSYGVGMLFLPVEDELRQKCERELEKIIREEGQYVLGWRTVPTDNRTLGETARLAQPFIRQIFVAKSRELADRLAFERKLYVIRKRAEKEVRAKHLQEGGTFYFASFSCRTIVYKGMLTPQQLTWFYPDLNDPSMESALALIHSRFSTNTFPSWERAHPYRYLIHNGEINTLRGNINWMHARQAMCESELFGGDMAKVFPVIDQNGSDSAMFDNCLEFLHLTGRSLPHAAMMMIPEPWSNHESMSDEKKAFYEYHSCLMEPWDGPASIAFTDGSIIGAVLDRNGLRPSRYYVTRDDLIVLASEVGVLDIPPEDVVLKERLRPGRMLLVDTEEGRIVSDEELKKRIATEHPYRRWLERHLVDLDELPEAPCAPGPDRQTLLQRQQVFGYTFEDLFKVLERMARDGVEPVGSMGNDASLAVLSEKPQLLYNYFKQLFAQVTNPPIDSIREEIIFAVETTIGPEKNLLRPEPASCRRIRLKAPVLTNEELAKIKNINLDGFKAATLPILFNPAEGSRGLEAAMDDLCREAGRAIDGGANLLILSDRGIGPEKAPIPALLAVSGLHHHLIREGKRTKVSLLLESGEPREVHHFSVLLGYGANAVNPYLVFETLEDMVRRGLLEGITLKEAVKNYLKAAVKGVVKVASKMGISTIQSYCGAQIFEAIGIHRSVIDKYFTWTASRVGGVGLAEIAREAELRHRRAFSPGCDAALDSGSVYQWRHDGDEHMFNPETIALLQEACRKNDYRLYKKYSAAVNSQKNALRRFLEFRPGRTPIPIDEVEPVESICRRFKTGAMSFGSISKEAHECLAIAMNRIGGKSNTGEGGEDPARYRPLPNGDCLRSAIKQVASGRFGVTSEYLVNADELQIKMAQGAKPGEGGQLPGRKVYPWIAKVRGTTAGVGLISPPPHHDIYSIEDLAELIHDLKNSNPNARINVKLVSEAGVGTIAAGVSKGRADVVLISGYEGGTGASPRTSISHAGLPWELGVAETHQTLVLNNLRDRIVIETDGKLMTGRDVAIAALLGAEEYGFATAPLVVMGCIMMRVCNLDTCPVGIATQNPELRKNFKGDPQHVVNFMRFVAQELREIMAELGFRTVNEMIGRTDVLQQKRNIDHWKAKGLDLSALLWQPDVPESVGRYCRVSQYHGLEKSLDRQVLLKICEPALERGEPVEARLPIRNTNRVVGTLLGYEVTKRYGGAGLPDDTIRLYFEGSAGQSFGAFVPRGITLILEGDANDYFGKGLSGGRLIVFPPAKSTFVPEENIIIGNVAFYGATSGEAYIRGVAGERFCVRNSGVMAVVEGVGDHGCEYMTGGRVVVLGTTGRNFAAGMSGGIAYVLDEDGTFPGRCNYEMVIIEKLEDPGEIAAVKEMIRRHLKYTRSRKARAVLDDWDRMVSRFVKVIPKDYKRMLEAIDRAHKMGLTGDEAIMVAFEENLKDASRISGN; translated from the coding sequence ATGAAGACAGGTGGATTACCCCCCAGGCAGGGCCTTTACGACCCCTGGTATGAACATGACGCCTGCGGTATCGGGTTTGTGGCCAATATCAAGGGGAAAAAGTCAAACGACATTATTCGCAAGGCGCTTACCGTCTTGCTCAATCTGGACCATCGCGGAGCAAGGGGCTCTGAATTGAATACAGGCGACGGCGCAGGAATTCTCATGCAAATTCCGCATGCCTTTTTTGTCAGGGAATGTGCCGGAGAGGGCATAAACCTGCCTTCTCCGGGCAGCTACGGGGTGGGAATGCTCTTTTTGCCCGTTGAAGACGAGCTTCGCCAGAAGTGCGAGAGGGAGCTGGAAAAAATTATCCGCGAGGAAGGCCAATACGTGCTCGGCTGGCGGACGGTTCCCACGGACAACCGCACCCTTGGCGAGACTGCCAGGCTGGCCCAGCCCTTCATCCGCCAGATATTCGTCGCCAAAAGCCGGGAGCTTGCAGACAGGCTGGCTTTTGAACGCAAGCTTTACGTCATCCGCAAAAGAGCCGAGAAAGAGGTGCGGGCAAAGCACCTGCAGGAGGGGGGAACCTTTTACTTTGCCAGTTTTTCGTGCAGGACGATTGTCTACAAGGGAATGCTTACGCCCCAGCAGCTTACCTGGTTTTACCCAGATTTGAACGATCCGTCGATGGAGAGCGCCCTGGCCCTGATCCATTCCCGGTTCAGCACCAACACCTTTCCCAGCTGGGAGCGGGCCCATCCCTACCGTTACCTGATTCACAACGGCGAGATCAACACCCTGCGCGGCAACATCAACTGGATGCATGCCCGTCAGGCCATGTGCGAGTCGGAGTTGTTCGGCGGGGATATGGCCAAAGTGTTCCCGGTAATCGACCAGAACGGCAGCGACTCGGCCATGTTTGACAACTGCCTGGAGTTCCTGCACCTGACCGGCCGCTCCCTGCCCCACGCGGCAATGATGATGATACCCGAACCGTGGTCAAACCACGAAAGCATGAGCGATGAAAAGAAGGCCTTTTACGAGTACCACAGTTGCCTGATGGAGCCATGGGACGGCCCCGCCTCCATTGCTTTCACCGACGGCTCCATAATCGGGGCGGTGCTCGACCGGAACGGCCTGCGCCCGTCCCGCTACTACGTTACCAGAGACGATCTGATCGTGCTGGCATCTGAAGTGGGCGTGCTGGACATTCCCCCGGAGGACGTCGTGCTGAAAGAGCGGCTCAGGCCGGGGCGGATGCTCCTGGTGGACACCGAAGAGGGGCGCATCGTCAGCGACGAGGAGCTGAAAAAGCGCATTGCCACGGAACACCCCTACCGCCGGTGGCTGGAGCGGCACCTGGTAGATCTTGATGAACTGCCGGAGGCGCCCTGCGCGCCCGGCCCGGACCGGCAGACCCTGCTTCAGCGCCAGCAGGTTTTCGGCTACACCTTCGAGGATCTCTTTAAAGTGCTGGAGCGCATGGCCAGAGACGGGGTCGAGCCGGTCGGGTCGATGGGCAACGATGCCTCGCTGGCCGTGCTGTCGGAGAAGCCCCAGCTTCTTTACAATTACTTCAAGCAGCTTTTTGCCCAGGTGACCAACCCGCCGATAGATTCCATCCGGGAAGAAATCATTTTTGCCGTTGAGACCACCATCGGGCCGGAAAAAAACCTGCTCAGGCCGGAACCCGCCAGTTGCCGCCGGATCAGGCTGAAGGCGCCGGTCCTGACCAATGAGGAACTGGCCAAGATCAAGAATATCAACCTGGACGGCTTCAAAGCGGCAACCCTGCCCATCCTGTTCAACCCGGCGGAGGGCAGCCGGGGCCTTGAGGCGGCCATGGATGACCTGTGCCGCGAGGCCGGAAGGGCCATTGATGGCGGTGCCAATTTGCTGATTTTATCCGACCGGGGTATAGGGCCGGAAAAGGCGCCCATACCCGCCCTGCTGGCCGTGTCGGGCCTGCATCACCACCTGATCCGGGAAGGAAAGCGGACGAAGGTCAGCCTTTTGCTGGAGTCTGGGGAGCCGAGAGAGGTGCACCACTTTTCCGTCCTGCTGGGTTATGGGGCCAACGCCGTCAATCCGTACCTGGTCTTTGAAACGCTGGAGGATATGGTCCGCCGGGGGCTGCTTGAGGGCATCACGCTGAAGGAGGCGGTGAAGAATTACCTGAAGGCGGCCGTTAAGGGCGTGGTCAAGGTGGCCTCCAAGATGGGTATTTCGACCATTCAAAGCTACTGCGGGGCCCAGATTTTCGAAGCCATCGGCATTCACCGGTCGGTTATCGACAAATACTTTACCTGGACCGCTTCACGGGTGGGAGGCGTCGGGCTGGCCGAGATAGCCCGGGAGGCTGAGCTCCGCCACCGGCGCGCCTTTTCGCCCGGCTGCGACGCCGCCCTGGATTCCGGTTCCGTTTACCAGTGGCGGCATGACGGCGATGAGCACATGTTCAACCCGGAAACAATTGCGCTTTTGCAGGAGGCCTGCCGGAAAAACGACTACCGGCTTTACAAAAAGTACTCGGCTGCGGTCAACAGCCAGAAGAACGCCCTGCGCCGGTTTCTGGAGTTCAGGCCGGGCCGTACGCCCATTCCCATTGACGAGGTGGAACCGGTGGAGTCGATCTGCCGCCGTTTTAAAACCGGGGCCATGTCTTTCGGCTCCATCAGCAAGGAGGCCCATGAGTGCCTGGCCATTGCCATGAACCGCATCGGCGGCAAAAGCAACACCGGTGAAGGCGGGGAGGACCCGGCCCGTTACCGCCCCCTGCCGAACGGGGATTGCCTGCGCAGCGCCATCAAGCAGGTGGCTTCGGGCAGGTTCGGCGTTACCAGCGAGTATCTGGTCAATGCCGATGAACTCCAGATTAAAATGGCCCAGGGGGCGAAGCCGGGCGAAGGCGGCCAGTTGCCCGGCCGCAAGGTGTACCCCTGGATAGCCAAGGTAAGGGGCACGACGGCGGGCGTGGGCCTGATCTCGCCGCCGCCGCACCACGACATTTACTCGATAGAAGACCTGGCCGAGTTGATTCACGACCTGAAGAACTCCAATCCGAACGCCAGGATTAACGTCAAGCTGGTTTCCGAAGCCGGCGTGGGAACCATAGCCGCCGGGGTGTCCAAAGGGCGGGCCGACGTGGTGCTGATCAGCGGTTACGAAGGGGGCACCGGGGCCTCGCCCCGCACGAGCATCAGCCATGCCGGCCTGCCCTGGGAACTGGGCGTTGCCGAGACCCATCAGACCCTGGTACTGAACAATTTGCGCGACAGGATTGTCATCGAAACGGACGGCAAGCTGATGACGGGCCGCGACGTGGCCATTGCGGCACTGCTGGGGGCGGAGGAATACGGCTTTGCCACGGCCCCCCTGGTGGTTATGGGCTGCATCATGATGCGGGTATGCAACCTCGATACCTGCCCGGTGGGCATAGCCACCCAGAACCCGGAGCTCCGCAAGAATTTCAAGGGGGATCCCCAGCATGTGGTCAACTTTATGAGGTTTGTCGCCCAGGAACTGCGGGAAATCATGGCAGAGCTGGGCTTTAGAACGGTAAATGAGATGATCGGGCGGACCGATGTGCTTCAGCAGAAACGAAATATAGATCACTGGAAGGCAAAGGGGCTGGACCTGTCGGCCCTGCTCTGGCAGCCGGACGTTCCGGAAAGCGTCGGGAGGTACTGCAGGGTTTCCCAGTATCACGGACTGGAAAAATCCCTGGACCGGCAGGTGCTGTTGAAGATATGCGAGCCGGCCCTGGAACGCGGCGAGCCGGTTGAGGCCAGGTTGCCCATCCGCAACACCAACCGGGTGGTCGGCACCTTGCTGGGATACGAGGTGACAAAGCGTTACGGCGGGGCCGGCCTTCCCGACGACACCATCCGCCTCTACTTCGAAGGTTCTGCCGGGCAGAGCTTCGGCGCTTTCGTTCCCAGGGGGATTACGCTCATCCTGGAGGGGGACGCCAACGACTACTTCGGCAAGGGCCTTTCGGGCGGCAGGCTGATCGTTTTTCCGCCGGCCAAATCAACCTTTGTCCCCGAAGAGAATATCATTATCGGCAACGTTGCCTTTTACGGCGCCACTTCGGGGGAAGCCTACATACGCGGGGTGGCCGGGGAGCGGTTTTGCGTCAGGAACAGCGGCGTCATGGCCGTGGTGGAAGGAGTCGGCGATCACGGCTGCGAGTATATGACCGGCGGACGGGTGGTGGTGCTCGGGACAACCGGCAGGAATTTCGCAGCCGGCATGTCGGGCGGGATTGCCTACGTCCTTGATGAGGACGGCACCTTTCCCGGGCGCTGCAACTACGAAATGGTCATCATTGAAAAACTTGAAGACCCCGGTGAAATTGCCGCGGTTAAAGAAATGATCCGGCGGCATCTGAAATATACCCGGAGCCGGAAGGCCCGGGCGGTGCTGGACGACTGGGACAGGATGGTTTCCAGGTTCGTAAAGGTTATCCCGAAGGATTACAAGCGCATGCTCGAGGCTATCGACCGGGCGCACAAAATGGGCCTGACCGGCGACGAGGCAATAATGGTAGCTTTTGAAGAAAATCTGAAAGACGCGTCCCGGATCAGCGGGAACTAA
- the HutI gene encoding imidazolonepropionase and related amidohydrolases: MKMIAIAGGKILTMAGRPVDKGTVLLDGSKIAGVEEGVVVPAGAEVVDASGKVVMPGMIDAHSHLGVVEEIYREEGDDGNETTDPVTPHLRAIDAVNPFDLGFRDALAGGVTTVVTGPGSANVIGGEMAVIKTSGTVVDEMIVRFPAGLKAALGENPKRSYGRDKKSPATRMASAAILREALARAQNYLKKDSPERDLRMEALARVLKREVPLRVHAHRADDIMTAVRIAEEFGVDLVIEHCTEGRLVARQLAEKGIPAVIGPVITNRAKVEMQGISLETAGILAGAGVRFAIMTDHPVVPVQYLAASAALAVKGGLSVEHALRAVTIDAAAILGLEKRLGSIEPGKDADIVIWDRHPLDISARVEQVYIDGARVL, translated from the coding sequence ATGAAAATGATTGCTATTGCCGGGGGGAAAATTCTTACGATGGCCGGGCGCCCCGTAGACAAGGGCACGGTGCTTCTGGACGGGAGCAAAATTGCAGGGGTGGAGGAGGGTGTGGTTGTACCCGCGGGCGCCGAAGTGGTCGATGCTTCCGGCAAGGTGGTAATGCCGGGGATGATTGACGCCCACAGCCACCTCGGGGTTGTTGAGGAGATTTACCGCGAGGAAGGGGACGACGGCAACGAGACAACCGATCCGGTTACCCCCCACCTGCGGGCCATTGATGCGGTAAACCCCTTTGACCTGGGGTTCCGGGACGCTCTCGCCGGGGGAGTGACGACGGTGGTAACCGGTCCTGGCAGCGCCAACGTCATCGGCGGCGAGATGGCGGTCATAAAGACCAGCGGCACGGTGGTTGACGAAATGATCGTGCGCTTTCCGGCCGGCCTGAAGGCCGCCCTCGGCGAGAATCCCAAGCGCAGTTACGGCCGGGACAAAAAGTCGCCGGCTACGCGCATGGCGTCCGCAGCAATCCTGCGAGAGGCGCTTGCGCGGGCCCAGAACTATTTAAAGAAAGATTCACCGGAGCGGGATCTGAGGATGGAGGCCCTGGCCAGGGTTTTGAAGAGGGAGGTGCCCCTGAGGGTGCACGCCCACCGTGCAGACGACATTATGACTGCCGTGCGGATCGCGGAGGAATTCGGGGTTGACCTGGTTATCGAGCACTGTACCGAAGGCCGCCTGGTAGCCAGGCAACTGGCCGAAAAAGGCATTCCGGCGGTAATCGGGCCGGTCATAACAAACAGGGCCAAGGTGGAGATGCAGGGAATAAGCCTGGAAACGGCGGGCATTCTGGCCGGGGCGGGAGTGAGGTTTGCAATTATGACCGATCACCCGGTCGTGCCGGTTCAATACCTGGCCGCTTCGGCCGCGCTGGCCGTGAAGGGGGGCCTTTCCGTGGAGCATGCCCTCCGGGCTGTGACCATTGACGCCGCTGCCATCCTGGGGCTGGAGAAGCGCCTGGGAAGCATTGAGCCGGGCAAAGATGCCGACATCGTCATTTGGGACCGCCATCCTCTGGATATTTCTGCCCGGGTGGAGCAGGTTTACATTGACGGGGCAAGAGTGTTATAA
- the MazF gene encoding growth inhibitor, with protein sequence MAVRRGDIYYADLSPVVGSEQGGTRPVLIIQNDIGNQYSPTTIVAAITSQIDKPKLPTHVAMPASPGGLEKNSVILLEQIRTIDKSRLMEKVTALDSEMMARVNQAIEISLGLVDL encoded by the coding sequence ATGGCTGTCCGCCGGGGGGATATATATTATGCCGATTTAAGCCCGGTTGTGGGTTCCGAGCAGGGGGGGACCAGGCCGGTGCTTATTATTCAGAACGACATTGGCAACCAGTACAGTCCCACCACCATTGTGGCAGCAATAACCTCCCAGATTGACAAACCTAAATTGCCTACCCACGTTGCCATGCCGGCAAGTCCAGGCGGCCTGGAAAAAAACTCGGTAATCCTGCTTGAGCAGATCAGGACCATTGACAAAAGCAGGCTCATGGAAAAGGTGACCGCCCTTGACAGCGAGATGATGGCCAGGGTTAACCAGGCCATCGAAATAAGCCTTGGCCTGGTCGATCTGTAA
- the GlnA gene encoding glutamine synthetase, with protein MAKLTNDDVRNLAKELGVKFIRLQFTDIFGILKNVAITVEQLDKALDGELMFDGSSIEGFVRIEESDMYLRPDPSTFVVFPWKPRDGAVARLICDIYNPDGTPFEGDPRYVLRRAVREAGEMGYTMNVGPEAEFFLFHVDSDGRPTTVTHDRAGYFDLTPVDLGENARRDMVLTLEQMGFEIEASHHEVAPGQHEIDFKYSDALDIADKIVTFKFVVRTIAQRHGLHATFMPKPIFGIAGSGMHLNQSLTKGGENAFYDPAASDGLSKDCLYYIGGLMKHIKAISAITNPTVNSYKRLVSGYEAPVYIAWSAHNRSPLIRIPAKRGASTRIELRSPDPSCNPYLALAVCLKAGISGIKNRIMPPSPCNRNIYEMTPDERKEHGIDSLPESLNEAVRELSRDELIQEALGEHVLNRFIEAKKIEWDRYRIQVHPWEIEEYLTKF; from the coding sequence ATGGCTAAGCTCACCAACGACGATGTGCGTAATCTGGCCAAGGAACTGGGGGTTAAGTTCATCCGCCTGCAGTTTACGGACATTTTCGGCATCCTGAAGAATGTTGCCATTACGGTGGAGCAACTGGACAAGGCCCTGGACGGGGAGTTAATGTTTGACGGCTCTTCCATTGAGGGCTTTGTGCGCATTGAAGAATCCGACATGTATCTGAGGCCGGATCCTTCAACTTTTGTGGTTTTTCCCTGGAAACCCAGAGACGGCGCGGTGGCCAGGCTGATCTGCGACATTTACAATCCGGACGGCACCCCCTTTGAAGGCGATCCGCGCTATGTTTTGCGCAGGGCCGTCCGGGAAGCCGGGGAAATGGGTTATACCATGAACGTAGGTCCGGAAGCCGAGTTCTTTCTGTTCCATGTTGACAGCGACGGCCGGCCCACCACCGTTACCCACGACCGGGCGGGCTACTTCGATCTGACGCCGGTTGACCTGGGGGAAAACGCCCGGCGGGATATGGTGCTGACGCTGGAACAAATGGGCTTTGAAATAGAGGCCTCCCACCACGAGGTGGCGCCCGGCCAGCACGAAATCGACTTCAAATATTCGGATGCCCTGGATATAGCCGACAAGATCGTCACCTTCAAATTTGTAGTGCGGACCATAGCCCAACGGCACGGCCTGCACGCCACCTTCATGCCTAAACCGATTTTCGGCATCGCAGGTTCCGGCATGCACCTCAACCAGTCCCTGACCAAGGGCGGCGAGAACGCCTTTTACGACCCTGCCGCCTCCGACGGTCTGAGCAAGGACTGCCTGTACTATATCGGCGGACTGATGAAGCACATCAAGGCCATTTCCGCAATTACCAACCCGACCGTGAATTCTTACAAGCGCCTTGTTTCCGGCTACGAGGCGCCGGTGTACATTGCCTGGTCCGCCCATAACAGGAGCCCGCTGATCAGGATTCCGGCCAAGCGGGGGGCTTCCACGCGGATAGAGCTGCGGAGTCCCGACCCGTCCTGCAACCCCTACCTGGCCCTGGCGGTTTGCCTCAAGGCAGGCATCAGCGGGATTAAGAACCGGATAATGCCGCCCAGCCCGTGCAACCGGAATATTTACGAAATGACCCCGGACGAGAGGAAGGAGCATGGAATAGACAGCCTGCCCGAGAGCCTCAACGAAGCAGTGCGGGAGCTGTCCAGGGACGAATTAATTCAGGAGGCCCTGGGCGAGCACGTTCTCAACCGGTTCATCGAAGCAAAGAAAATTGAATGGGACCGTTACCGCATCCAGGTTCACCCCTGGGAGATAGAAGAGTATCTTACCAAGTTTTAA
- the IlvH gene encoding acetolactate synthase, small (regulatory) subunit, which yields MKHTLAVLVVNKPGVLARISGLLSRRVFNIESIAAGYTEEPDVTRITLVIKGDTHILDQVMKQLSKLVDVIKVVELKSEDSVDRELALVKVKADAARRSDIVNLVSIFRANIIDVSKDTLIIEILGDEKKINAFCAVLEDFGIVELVRTGKVALSRGPGAVKYQ from the coding sequence GTGAAGCATACGCTGGCGGTTCTGGTGGTAAACAAGCCGGGGGTCCTGGCGCGCATATCCGGGCTTTTAAGCCGGAGGGTTTTTAATATTGAGAGTATTGCTGCCGGATACACGGAGGAGCCGGATGTAACCCGCATTACCCTGGTTATAAAGGGCGACACCCATATTCTCGACCAGGTGATGAAGCAGCTTTCAAAGCTGGTCGATGTCATCAAGGTAGTCGAGCTGAAGTCGGAAGACTCGGTCGACCGCGAGCTTGCCCTGGTCAAGGTGAAGGCCGACGCGGCCAGGAGGTCCGACATCGTAAACCTCGTTTCGATATTCAGGGCCAATATTATTGATGTCAGCAAGGACACGCTGATCATTGAAATTCTGGGGGATGAAAAGAAAATAAACGCGTTTTGCGCCGTGCTCGAAGACTTCGGCATTGTGGAACTGGTCCGCACCGGCAAAGTGGCCCTTTCGCGGGGGCCGGGGGCGGTGAAATACCAGTAG
- the GlnA gene encoding glutamine synthetase: MPGRAKEPLKAEKFYASLLGVLFFTRRSLQNIYRKVVVMEITEKSQLIDKARNLGVKFIRLQFTDIFGVLKNVAITIEQLEKALNGELMFDGSSIHGFARIEESDMYLRPDPKSFVVFPWRPRDGGVARLICDVYNPDGTPFEGDPRCALKKVLAEAAEMGYTMQVGPELEFFLFHVDQDGNPTLHTHDRAGYFDLTPVDLGENARRDMVLILEQMGFEIEASHHEVAPGQHEIDFKYSDALDVADKIMTFKMVVRTTAQRHGLHATFMPKPVFGINGSGMHMNQSLFKDGKNAFYDPSAPDQLSETARYYIGGLIKHARSFTAITNPTVNSYKRLVPGYEAPVYIAWSGRNRSPLIRIPAKRGSSTRSS, from the coding sequence GTGCCCGGGCGGGCAAAGGAGCCCTTAAAGGCGGAGAAATTTTACGCTTCGCTTTTAGGGGTTTTGTTTTTTACCCGGCGCTCTTTACAAAACATTTACCGGAAGGTGGTTGTCATGGAAATTACCGAAAAAAGCCAGCTGATCGACAAGGCCAGGAACCTGGGCGTAAAATTTATCCGCCTCCAGTTTACCGACATTTTCGGGGTGCTGAAGAACGTCGCCATTACCATCGAGCAGCTGGAGAAGGCGCTAAACGGGGAGCTGATGTTTGACGGCTCTTCAATCCACGGGTTTGCCAGAATCGAAGAGTCGGATATGTACCTCCGGCCCGACCCAAAAAGCTTTGTGGTATTTCCCTGGCGGCCCAGGGACGGCGGGGTGGCGAGGCTCATCTGCGACGTTTACAATCCCGACGGGACGCCGTTTGAGGGAGATCCCCGCTGTGCCTTAAAAAAGGTGCTGGCCGAGGCGGCGGAAATGGGCTATACCATGCAGGTCGGCCCGGAGCTCGAGTTTTTCCTGTTCCATGTTGACCAGGACGGCAACCCCACCCTGCACACGCACGACCGGGCCGGGTACTTTGATCTCACGCCGGTTGATCTCGGTGAAAACGCCCGGCGGGACATGGTGCTCATCCTGGAGCAGATGGGCTTTGAAATAGAGGCCTCCCACCACGAGGTGGCGCCCGGCCAGCACGAGATCGACTTCAAGTATTCGGACGCCCTGGACGTTGCCGACAAGATCATGACCTTTAAAATGGTTGTGCGCACCACGGCTCAGCGGCACGGCCTGCACGCCACCTTCATGCCCAAGCCGGTTTTTGGAATTAACGGCTCCGGCATGCACATGAACCAGTCGCTGTTCAAGGACGGTAAAAACGCTTTTTACGATCCCTCCGCCCCTGATCAGCTCAGCGAAACGGCCAGGTATTATATCGGCGGGCTGATCAAGCACGCCCGGTCCTTTACGGCAATCACCAACCCCACCGTGAACTCGTACAAACGCCTGGTGCCCGGCTACGAGGCCCCGGTTTACATTGCCTGGTCGGGCCGCAACAGAAGCCCGCTGATCCGCATCCCGGCCAAGCGGGGCAGCTCGACCAGGTCGAGCTGA